In one window of Sphingomonas glaciei DNA:
- a CDS encoding JAB domain-containing protein: protein MLRPVENSNIRPHRPFLSSRKQVAAYLRREVLRDRVDVLRAVMVDQQSRHLATCIVARGEDQLVNFDPSKIIDQAFTAGAAGIIFVRGIRSDGEGRISIQEVMRAFTIWCSTDRSGIHVLDYVVIPAGTTQALFAHS, encoded by the coding sequence TTGCTCCGACCAGTTGAGAACAGCAACATTCGTCCTCACCGGCCGTTTCTGAGTAGTCGCAAACAGGTTGCCGCTTATCTTCGAAGGGAAGTACTTCGTGATCGGGTAGATGTTCTTAGGGCGGTAATGGTGGATCAACAGAGCCGCCACCTCGCCACTTGTATCGTAGCACGTGGTGAGGATCAGCTTGTAAACTTCGACCCCTCAAAGATCATCGATCAGGCTTTTACTGCAGGTGCTGCCGGCATCATCTTTGTTCGCGGCATACGAAGCGACGGAGAGGGCCGCATCAGTATCCAGGAAGTTATGCGGGCTTTCACGATCTGGTGCTCTACCGATCGAAGCGGCATCCACGTTCTGGATTATGTCGTGATCCCGGCAGGAACAACACAAGCCCTGTTTGCACATTCATAA
- a CDS encoding vWA domain-containing protein — protein MWNVPYKDVGRDKFTTVAENAFQIVHEAPVSTFSIDVDTASYSWVRSALNENVLPQPASVRTEEMINYFPYDYARPRSAEAPFTTNLAVFPSPWAAGRKIVQIGIRGFAVQRSTRPPANLVFLIDTSGSMNAPNKLPLVQRSLNLLLEQLDERDTVSIVTYAGSAGTALEPTSARQKDKIRAVIDRLGAGGSTAGAEGIRQAYALAKANFDAKGINRVLLATDGDFNVGITDQNELKGYIERERDKGVFLSVLGFGSGNYNDALMQTLAQNGNGVAAYIDTINEARKTLVEEASSTLFPIAKDVKIQVEFNPAAVAEYRLIGYETRALNRDDFDNDKVDAGDVGSGQTVTALYEVVPVGGPRTMGDLRYAAGTGAKAGSAGELGFVKLRYKLPRSATSRLISTPIDRRAEFASFAQAPRDARFATAVAGFAELLRNGRYSGKLTYGDVLQMAEAARGPDEFGYRSEFIQLVRAAQSARTMAQLDR, from the coding sequence ATGTGGAACGTGCCCTATAAGGATGTCGGCCGGGACAAGTTCACGACCGTTGCGGAGAATGCGTTCCAGATCGTGCATGAAGCACCGGTCTCAACCTTTTCAATCGACGTCGATACCGCATCCTACTCATGGGTCCGCTCGGCGCTGAATGAGAATGTTCTTCCACAGCCTGCCTCGGTCCGCACCGAGGAGATGATCAACTACTTCCCCTACGATTATGCCCGGCCACGCAGCGCGGAGGCGCCGTTCACGACCAATCTCGCGGTGTTTCCAAGCCCTTGGGCGGCCGGCCGGAAGATCGTACAGATCGGCATCAGGGGCTTTGCGGTGCAACGTTCGACCCGCCCGCCGGCGAATCTGGTGTTCCTCATCGACACGTCTGGATCGATGAACGCGCCCAACAAGCTGCCGCTGGTGCAGCGCTCCCTGAACCTGCTGCTTGAGCAGCTGGATGAGCGCGATACGGTGTCGATCGTCACCTACGCCGGCAGTGCCGGAACGGCACTTGAGCCGACCTCGGCGCGGCAAAAGGACAAGATCCGGGCGGTGATCGACCGCCTGGGGGCGGGAGGAAGCACGGCTGGGGCGGAAGGGATCCGGCAGGCCTATGCCCTGGCTAAGGCGAACTTCGATGCGAAAGGCATCAACCGAGTGCTGTTGGCGACGGACGGGGACTTCAACGTCGGCATCACCGATCAGAATGAGCTGAAGGGCTATATCGAGCGGGAGCGCGACAAGGGCGTGTTCCTGTCCGTGCTCGGCTTCGGCAGCGGCAATTACAACGATGCGCTCATGCAGACGCTGGCGCAGAATGGCAACGGCGTCGCGGCCTATATCGACACCATCAACGAAGCGCGGAAGACGCTGGTTGAAGAAGCGAGCTCGACGCTGTTCCCGATCGCCAAGGACGTGAAGATCCAGGTCGAGTTCAACCCGGCGGCCGTCGCCGAATACAGGCTGATCGGCTACGAGACCCGCGCCCTGAACCGCGACGACTTCGACAATGACAAGGTCGACGCGGGTGACGTCGGATCGGGCCAGACGGTCACCGCACTCTATGAAGTGGTGCCGGTCGGCGGGCCGCGCACGATGGGCGATCTGCGGTACGCGGCGGGGACGGGGGCCAAGGCCGGATCGGCGGGCGAGCTCGGCTTCGTGAAGCTTCGCTACAAGCTGCCAAGGTCGGCGACCAGCCGGCTTATCTCTACGCCGATCGATCGGCGAGCCGAGTTCGCAAGCTTTGCGCAGGCACCTCGCGACGCGCGCTTCGCCACTGCAGTCGCGGGCTTTGCGGAATTGCTCCGTAACGGACGCTACAGCGGCAAGCTGACGTACGGCGATGTGCTGCAGATGGCCGAGGCGGCGCGAGGGCCGGACGAATTTGGCTATCGCAGCGAGTTCATCCAGCTGGTCCGAGCCGCGCAATCGGCGCGAACGATGGCGCAGTTGGACCGGTGA
- a CDS encoding RNA polymerase sigma factor, which produces MSRAEADSDDVLVAAACRGDRTAFAAIMERHYDRIHALAWHLTGTRADADDIAQEVCCALVEKIGSFRGEAKFSTWLCGITYNACRDLKRRRRSFWSMGERLTVLAGLAAKPDGRDLHDAMWLKSAISRLKPALRDTVVLVVGQQLTHAEAAEILDVAEATVGWRMHEVRRLLSFESDLT; this is translated from the coding sequence GTGAGTAGGGCGGAAGCCGATTCCGATGATGTTCTTGTCGCGGCGGCCTGCCGTGGAGATCGAACGGCATTCGCTGCGATCATGGAGCGCCACTATGATCGCATTCATGCGCTTGCCTGGCACCTGACCGGCACGCGGGCTGATGCCGACGATATCGCCCAGGAAGTCTGCTGCGCCCTTGTCGAGAAGATCGGCAGCTTTCGCGGAGAGGCCAAATTCAGCACCTGGCTGTGCGGTATCACCTATAACGCCTGCCGCGACCTGAAACGGCGGCGGCGATCTTTCTGGTCGATGGGGGAACGGCTGACGGTTCTCGCCGGCCTTGCCGCCAAGCCGGACGGCCGGGACCTCCATGACGCCATGTGGCTGAAGAGCGCGATCAGCCGGCTAAAACCCGCGCTTCGCGATACGGTCGTGCTGGTCGTCGGACAGCAGCTGACCCACGCCGAGGCCGCCGAGATCCTGGACGTCGCGGAAGCGACGGTCGGCTGGCGGATGCATGAAGTCCGCCGTCTCCTGTCCTTCGAAAGTGACCTGACCTGA
- a CDS encoding DUF7668 domain-containing protein, whose protein sequence is MLQKDDHEHPVPEPWRSMFKEIAGAFATGDFQLRNARVEGVEPVERGIADHIAANVAAYGRPLAHLNDATWERSVYRWMDGYWQVLVDLTTVGEPVSDLTLHARLDEPDGCRLTIESVHVP, encoded by the coding sequence ATGTTGCAGAAGGACGACCACGAGCACCCGGTGCCCGAGCCGTGGCGCTCGATGTTCAAAGAGATCGCCGGTGCCTTCGCGACTGGCGATTTCCAACTGAGGAATGCGCGCGTCGAAGGGGTTGAGCCTGTCGAACGAGGCATAGCCGACCACATCGCTGCAAACGTGGCTGCATACGGGAGGCCACTGGCACACCTTAACGACGCCACTTGGGAGCGCTCAGTCTACCGGTGGATGGACGGTTATTGGCAGGTGCTCGTTGATCTCACGACCGTAGGGGAGCCGGTGAGCGACCTCACGCTTCATGCGAGGCTCGATGAGCCCGATGGGTGTCGCCTGACGATTGAGTCCGTTCACGTTCCGTGA
- a CDS encoding DUF3489 domain-containing protein — protein sequence MNSTTRTSKSRGSSSEAKGGAAKPATEAKAPSKQDSLAALLVRDEGATLEQMIAATGWLPHTTRAAMTGLRKKGYVIDSDKVDGVRTYRALAPQ from the coding sequence ATGAACAGCACGACAAGGACGAGCAAGAGCCGCGGCAGCTCTTCCGAGGCGAAGGGAGGCGCGGCGAAGCCCGCCACCGAGGCCAAAGCACCTTCCAAGCAGGATAGCCTGGCAGCTTTGCTGGTGCGAGATGAAGGCGCCACGCTTGAGCAAATGATCGCTGCAACAGGCTGGCTGCCGCACACCACTCGTGCCGCGATGACCGGTCTACGCAAGAAGGGCTACGTGATCGACAGCGACAAGGTCGATGGCGTTCGTACCTACCGCGCGCTGGCGCCGCAATGA
- a CDS encoding DUF2924 domain-containing protein has protein sequence MSGLEKEVAALPKLGRAGLQQRWREVFKTAPPAAFTPDLLARALAYRLQEKAIGRLEPTLARQLQSGAEGRGAARPKLRTGNRLVRRWRGGTYVVDVTDDGFRYQETNYSSLSEIAGVITGTRWSGPRFFGLPR, from the coding sequence ATGAGCGGCCTCGAGAAAGAGGTCGCCGCATTGCCTAAGCTTGGCAGAGCTGGGCTCCAGCAACGGTGGCGAGAGGTGTTCAAGACCGCGCCACCGGCTGCGTTCACGCCGGACCTACTGGCAAGGGCTTTAGCCTATCGTTTGCAGGAGAAAGCAATTGGGCGATTGGAGCCCACCTTAGCTCGGCAGCTGCAGTCGGGTGCGGAGGGTAGGGGAGCGGCTAGGCCAAAGCTCCGCACCGGCAACCGCCTTGTGCGCCGCTGGCGAGGAGGCACCTACGTCGTCGATGTTACTGACGACGGCTTCCGCTACCAAGAAACGAACTACAGTTCGCTGAGCGAGATCGCCGGAGTGATCACCGGCACGCGCTGGTCGGGCCCGCGCTTCTTCGGACTTCCGCGATGA
- a CDS encoding recombinase family protein, which produces MSRVRCAIYTRKSSDEGLEQEFNSLDAQYDSCKAYIISQKHEGWTIARDRYDDGGFSGGSMERPGLKALLADIAAGKIDVVVIYKIDRLTRSLADFARIIEVMETHGASFVSVTQSFNTKTSMGRLMLHVLLSFAQFEREVGAERVRDKIAASKAKGMWMGGTVPLGYGAVDRKLVVNEAEAATVQALFTRFVELGSIHETLRWSQEQGLTTKVRQRSGAQIGGTPFHYGALRCVLSNRTYVGEVEHKGKAYPGQHAAIVDRDLFDRAAAILASRSTEEMRRPKLATASLLQGLIFDRHGRKMGPVHTTREGQRFRYYVTNAKRIEAGGPIAYRIAAVTIERNCLIIVAEHLAAQVRSIDDGAATAASTPNGGGQRQLICDHVRRVVIGDAELSIELKDGAILRRSLERVRHGNDAKLIVGSPPAEDKPVASSQLVLLLTDAARARELALAKPKLSLDALAAKFGRSPERFKRLIRLGYLSPKIVTAILRGEQPAHLTSRALQHLDGLPLAWSEQEAMLLS; this is translated from the coding sequence ATGAGCAGGGTCCGCTGTGCCATCTACACCCGCAAGTCGAGCGACGAGGGGCTGGAGCAGGAGTTCAACAGCCTCGATGCGCAGTATGACTCCTGCAAGGCGTACATCATCAGCCAGAAGCACGAAGGCTGGACCATTGCGCGGGACCGCTATGATGATGGCGGCTTCTCCGGCGGCAGCATGGAGCGGCCGGGCCTGAAGGCGTTGCTCGCCGACATTGCCGCCGGCAAGATCGACGTGGTGGTTATCTACAAGATTGACCGGCTTACCCGCAGCCTCGCTGATTTCGCCCGGATCATCGAAGTAATGGAAACGCACGGCGCCAGCTTCGTCAGTGTGACGCAATCGTTCAACACTAAGACCAGCATGGGCAGGCTCATGCTGCACGTCCTCCTCTCGTTCGCACAATTCGAGCGAGAGGTCGGCGCTGAGCGCGTGCGCGACAAGATCGCCGCGTCCAAGGCCAAAGGCATGTGGATGGGCGGCACGGTGCCGCTTGGCTACGGCGCTGTGGATCGAAAATTGGTCGTCAACGAAGCAGAGGCGGCCACCGTCCAGGCACTCTTCACAAGGTTTGTGGAGCTTGGCTCGATCCACGAGACACTGCGCTGGTCACAGGAGCAGGGGCTTACGACTAAGGTCAGGCAACGGTCCGGCGCGCAGATTGGTGGCACGCCGTTCCACTATGGTGCGCTGCGCTGCGTGCTGAGTAACCGTACGTACGTTGGCGAGGTCGAACACAAGGGCAAGGCTTATCCTGGACAGCATGCCGCCATCGTAGATCGAGACCTCTTCGACCGTGCCGCGGCGATCCTCGCCTCCCGCAGCACGGAAGAGATGCGCCGACCCAAGCTGGCGACTGCAAGCCTGCTGCAAGGCCTCATCTTCGATCGCCATGGCCGCAAGATGGGTCCCGTCCACACGACGAGGGAGGGTCAGAGGTTCCGCTACTATGTGACGAATGCCAAGCGCATCGAGGCTGGAGGACCTATTGCTTACAGGATTGCTGCTGTCACTATCGAGCGCAACTGCCTCATAATCGTGGCTGAGCACTTGGCAGCGCAAGTTCGCAGCATCGATGATGGCGCAGCGACTGCCGCCTCTACTCCGAATGGAGGCGGGCAGCGCCAGCTAATTTGCGATCACGTTCGTCGGGTGGTGATTGGCGATGCAGAGCTCTCCATTGAACTCAAGGATGGTGCCATCCTACGGCGCTCACTCGAGCGAGTTCGCCATGGCAACGATGCCAAGCTGATCGTCGGCAGCCCACCAGCAGAGGACAAGCCAGTCGCCAGCTCGCAGCTGGTCTTGCTTCTAACGGATGCGGCTCGGGCTCGGGAGCTTGCCTTGGCTAAGCCGAAGCTCAGCCTAGACGCGCTTGCGGCAAAGTTCGGCCGATCGCCGGAACGCTTCAAGCGTCTGATCCGCCTCGGCTATCTCTCGCCCAAGATCGTCACCGCAATCTTGCGCGGTGAGCAACCTGCGCACCTCACCAGCCGAGCGCTGCAGCACCTCGATGGGCTGCCACTTGCTTGGAGCGAACAGGAAGCGATGCTGCTCAGCTGA
- the wecB gene encoding non-hydrolyzing UDP-N-acetylglucosamine 2-epimerase has translation MSPTILLVVGTRPEAIKLAPVARALLAQDLAPHIVLTGQHSQLDPAAFGLASHPVTRLRCPSGGDPRVHAEAVANAIAPLLRASERPAMLIVQGDTSSALGGALAATAAGLPLAHVEAGLRSHDLALPWPEEGNRVAIDRLSHLLFAATADNAANLAAEGVTGGVHVTGNTAIDALFDVLLALPPRLDSHGLPRLLVTCHRRENWGAAFTPIGLALIDLAQIPWLRIEVVLHSNPSVAAAARLLLGGHPRIRLLSPMAHRSMVGAIRSAHILLSDSGGIQEEAPALGIPLLVLRSTTERPEGIASGNSQLVGNDRTQIVHHVRHLLEDGDAYAAMAVPAFPFGDGKAAPRIAALCGEWLASEKLTRQALIA, from the coding sequence GTGTCTCCAACAATCCTGCTCGTCGTCGGCACTCGGCCCGAAGCGATCAAGCTCGCTCCCGTGGCGCGCGCTCTGCTGGCCCAGGACCTTGCCCCCCACATCGTCCTGACCGGTCAGCACAGCCAACTCGACCCCGCCGCCTTCGGCCTGGCCTCGCATCCCGTCACCCGGCTGCGCTGTCCGTCGGGGGGCGATCCCCGGGTCCATGCCGAGGCCGTCGCCAACGCCATCGCGCCCCTCCTGCGGGCAAGCGAGCGACCCGCCATGCTGATCGTCCAGGGCGACACCTCCAGTGCGCTCGGCGGGGCGCTGGCCGCAACTGCCGCGGGGCTTCCGCTGGCCCATGTCGAGGCCGGATTACGCAGCCATGACCTGGCGCTGCCGTGGCCCGAGGAGGGCAACCGCGTCGCCATCGATCGTCTCTCGCACCTGCTCTTCGCCGCCACCGCCGACAATGCGGCCAACCTCGCCGCGGAGGGCGTGACGGGCGGCGTCCACGTCACCGGCAATACTGCCATCGACGCCCTGTTCGACGTCCTGTTGGCCTTGCCGCCCAGACTGGACAGCCACGGGCTTCCCCGGCTTCTGGTCACCTGTCACCGCCGCGAGAATTGGGGTGCCGCTTTCACCCCCATCGGGCTTGCGCTGATCGATCTCGCGCAAATTCCGTGGCTTCGGATCGAGGTGGTTCTCCACAGCAATCCCTCGGTGGCCGCCGCGGCCCGGTTGCTGCTCGGCGGGCATCCGCGGATCAGGCTCCTGTCGCCGATGGCCCACCGCTCGATGGTAGGCGCGATCCGCTCGGCGCACATCCTGCTGAGCGATTCCGGCGGAATCCAGGAGGAAGCACCGGCGCTCGGCATCCCCCTGCTGGTCCTTCGCTCGACCACCGAGCGGCCGGAGGGCATCGCCAGCGGCAACAGCCAGCTGGTAGGCAATGATCGCACCCAGATCGTCCACCACGTCCGCCACCTGCTCGAAGATGGCGATGCCTACGCCGCGATGGCGGTGCCGGCGTTCCCGTTCGGCGACGGCAAGGCTGCGCCCCGCATCGCTGCCCTGTGCGGGGAATGGCTCGCGAGTGAGAAGCTGACCCGGCAGGCCTTGATCGCCTGA
- a CDS encoding NADH dehydrogenase ubiquinone Fe-S protein 4: MISHDPSATSRLMPTARIIETDRKTTQSGRAKAGKWTLEFESERAQRHDPLTGWVGNATTSTQVRLAFETREQAIDYAVKHGFDYHLVPAPPVKLKLQAYADNFR, encoded by the coding sequence TTGATTTCGCACGATCCTTCCGCCACCTCGCGCCTCATGCCCACCGCCCGCATCATCGAGACCGACCGCAAGACCACCCAGAGCGGCCGCGCCAAGGCCGGCAAGTGGACGCTCGAGTTCGAGAGCGAGCGCGCGCAGCGCCACGATCCGCTGACCGGCTGGGTCGGCAATGCCACCACCTCGACCCAAGTCCGCCTCGCCTTCGAGACCAGGGAGCAGGCGATCGACTATGCGGTGAAGCACGGCTTCGACTACCATCTCGTCCCCGCCCCGCCGGTCAAGCTCAAGCTCCAGGCGTACGCCGACAACTTCCGCTGA
- the hrpB gene encoding ATP-dependent helicase HrpB has protein sequence MFWPQAMAPVTTALPIHSVLPDLLSALRNGSRALLVAPPGAGKTTVIPPALLDQSWCSGQVLLLVPRRLAARAAAEFVARGLGEAPGTTVGYQTRLDSRVGKSTRLIAMTHGVFLSRLQADPELAGVSAVLFDEVHERSLDSDLALALTLDASAALRPDLRLLAMSATLDGERFAALLGDPPMIRSEGRSHPLTLVHLGRDAAARIEPQVAAACRRALADSDASVLAFLPGVAEIERTADALGALPPEVILHRLHGQVDPAAQRAALAPPAPGTRKLVLATSIAETSVTLDHVAAVVDSGLARRPRYDRGAGLTRLVTERASRAAVTQRAGRAARQRPGIAYRLWEEAAFNALPAHDPPEILEADLSSLLLTCLGWGEADPSRLPFLDPPPAAALAEARRRLEALGAMIPDGRLTDHGRAIARVPLEPCLAHMLIEASARGFGRAAADAAVLLTERGLGGNDPDLDLRHRRWRSDRGKRAEAARGLGKRFLSFVLSGAPQARSRRAVGEGQRQRPSTSLRTNEDVNDLGPAIALAFPDRLSRRRGPTGEHWQSVGGRGFRLDPASSLASAQWLAVAEVAGAAAGARILSAAAIDEAEVVALFGDRIETRHDGAFDPATGGVTPSRSRRLGAIRLSSGPDPTPDPHAIAAALVEGVAEHGLNLLPWNEDAHALRARAAFAASRDPTLPDLSDEALATRLDEWLSPLAQGRRRLSDIGGGALVQALHNLLGWDGQQRLDKLVPSHFRSPAGSAHPIDYAAPGGPTVEVRAQALFGLATHPMVAGGQVPLTLAITSPAGRPIQTSRDLPSFWAGSWREVAKEMRGRYPRHPWPDDPASATPTLRTKPRS, from the coding sequence ATGTTCTGGCCGCAGGCGATGGCCCCCGTGACCACCGCCCTCCCGATCCATTCTGTCCTTCCCGACCTCTTGTCCGCCCTCCGCAATGGCTCGCGGGCGCTGCTTGTCGCGCCGCCGGGCGCCGGCAAGACCACCGTCATTCCTCCTGCGCTGCTCGACCAGTCATGGTGCAGCGGCCAGGTCCTTCTGCTGGTCCCCCGCCGCCTCGCCGCCCGCGCTGCGGCCGAATTCGTTGCCCGCGGCCTCGGCGAAGCGCCCGGGACCACAGTCGGTTACCAGACCCGCCTCGACAGCAGGGTCGGCAAGTCCACCCGGCTGATCGCCATGACCCACGGCGTGTTCCTGTCTCGCTTGCAGGCCGATCCCGAACTCGCCGGAGTGTCGGCGGTGCTGTTCGACGAAGTCCACGAACGCAGCCTCGATAGCGATCTCGCGCTTGCCCTCACCCTCGACGCCTCCGCCGCACTGCGCCCCGACCTCCGCCTACTGGCGATGAGCGCCACCCTCGATGGCGAGCGCTTCGCCGCCCTCCTAGGCGATCCGCCGATGATCCGCTCCGAGGGCCGCTCGCACCCGCTCACCCTGGTCCACCTCGGCCGCGATGCCGCCGCGCGGATCGAGCCCCAGGTCGCCGCCGCCTGCCGCCGTGCGCTGGCCGACAGTGACGCCTCGGTCCTCGCCTTTCTCCCCGGCGTCGCCGAGATCGAGCGCACCGCCGACGCGCTCGGCGCCCTGCCCCCCGAAGTGATCCTCCACCGCCTCCACGGCCAGGTCGATCCCGCCGCCCAGCGCGCCGCGCTTGCCCCGCCCGCTCCCGGCACCCGCAAGCTGGTCCTCGCCACCTCGATCGCCGAGACCAGCGTCACCCTTGATCACGTCGCCGCGGTGGTCGACAGCGGCCTTGCCCGCCGCCCGCGCTACGACCGCGGCGCCGGCCTGACGCGCCTCGTCACCGAACGCGCCTCCCGCGCCGCGGTCACCCAGCGTGCCGGCCGCGCCGCCCGGCAGCGGCCGGGCATCGCCTATCGCCTATGGGAGGAGGCCGCCTTCAACGCCCTCCCCGCCCACGACCCGCCAGAGATCCTCGAAGCCGACCTGTCGAGCCTGCTTCTCACCTGCCTTGGCTGGGGCGAAGCCGATCCGTCGCGCCTGCCCTTTCTCGACCCGCCGCCCGCTGCCGCCCTCGCCGAAGCCCGCCGCCGCCTCGAAGCGCTCGGCGCGATGATCCCCGATGGCCGCCTCACCGACCACGGCCGCGCCATCGCCCGGGTGCCGCTCGAGCCTTGCCTCGCCCACATGCTGATCGAAGCCTCTGCCCGCGGCTTCGGCCGGGCTGCTGCCGATGCCGCCGTCCTCCTCACCGAGCGCGGGCTGGGCGGCAACGACCCCGACCTCGACCTGCGCCACCGCCGCTGGCGCAGCGACCGCGGCAAGCGCGCCGAGGCGGCAAGGGGGCTGGGGAAGCGTTTCTTATCGTTCGTCCTGAGCGGAGCGCCGCAGGCGCGTAGTCGAAGGGCCGTAGGCGAAGGGCAGCGACAACGTCCTTCGACTTCGCTCAGGACGAACGAGGATGTGAACGATTTGGGACCCGCAATCGCCCTCGCCTTCCCCGACCGCCTCTCCCGCCGACGCGGCCCCACGGGCGAGCATTGGCAGTCGGTCGGCGGTCGCGGATTCCGCCTCGATCCCGCCTCCTCGCTCGCCTCGGCCCAGTGGCTGGCGGTGGCCGAGGTGGCCGGTGCAGCGGCCGGTGCCCGGATCCTGTCGGCGGCCGCGATCGACGAGGCCGAGGTGGTCGCCCTGTTCGGCGACCGCATCGAGACCCGCCATGACGGCGCCTTCGATCCCGCTACCGGCGGCGTGACCCCCTCCCGCAGCCGCCGGCTCGGCGCGATCCGCCTGTCCTCCGGGCCCGACCCCACTCCCGACCCCCACGCCATCGCCGCCGCCCTCGTCGAGGGCGTCGCCGAGCATGGCCTCAACCTCCTCCCATGGAATGAGGACGCCCACGCCTTGCGCGCCCGGGCCGCCTTCGCCGCCTCGCGCGACCCAACCCTCCCCGACCTCTCGGACGAAGCGCTCGCAACCCGTCTCGACGAATGGCTCTCACCGCTTGCCCAGGGCCGCCGCCGCCTGTCGGATATCGGCGGCGGAGCGCTGGTCCAGGCGCTCCACAACCTGCTCGGCTGGGACGGCCAGCAGCGGCTCGACAAGCTGGTGCCCAGCCACTTCCGCTCGCCGGCCGGCTCGGCCCACCCGATTGACTATGCCGCGCCCGGTGGCCCGACGGTGGAGGTCCGCGCCCAGGCGTTGTTCGGGCTCGCGACCCATCCGATGGTCGCCGGCGGTCAGGTCCCGCTGACCCTCGCCATCACCTCGCCCGCCGGCCGCCCGATCCAGACCAGCCGCGACCTGCCTTCCTTCTGGGCCGGGAGCTGGCGCGAGGTCGCCAAGGAGATGCGCGGCCGCTACCCGCGCCACCCCTGGCCCGACGACCCGGCGTCGGCCACGCCGACCCTGCGCACCAAGCCGCGCTCTTGA
- a CDS encoding NAD(P)-dependent alcohol dehydrogenase, whose translation MVDTIGYAAKHSFSRLKPFRFERDEPKPNELLIEVLYCGVCHSDIHQVKNEWSNTLYPCVPGHEVVGRVAKAAKDGKHKVGDIVGVGCMVDSCQSCAPCKEGDENYCEGPNGFLATYNGPFIPAAQAATGENMYGRDNTFGGYSSNIVCREDFVIAIPDALKPEEAAPILCAGVTTYSPMKHWGVEKGDKVGVIGLGGLGHMAVKLAKALGAEVTVFTRTEEKKAEAEALGASHVAMEKEIKEKAEQLAAVPGTFDLILSTVPEKHDINPFIALLKRDKTLVIVGALEPMAAVDNSQVAFHRRSVAGSLIGSIAETQEVIDFCAEHGIAPDITVIPIQDINSAMKKVEKGDVRFRYVIDMASLAKEEADAN comes from the coding sequence ATGGTCGACACAATCGGTTACGCCGCCAAGCATAGTTTCAGCCGCCTCAAGCCCTTCCGCTTCGAGCGCGACGAACCCAAACCCAACGAACTTCTCATCGAAGTCCTTTATTGCGGCGTCTGCCACTCGGACATCCACCAGGTGAAGAACGAGTGGAGCAACACCCTCTACCCCTGCGTCCCCGGCCATGAGGTCGTCGGCCGCGTCGCCAAAGCGGCCAAGGACGGCAAGCATAAGGTCGGCGACATCGTTGGCGTCGGCTGCATGGTCGACAGCTGCCAGTCGTGCGCGCCGTGCAAGGAAGGCGACGAGAATTATTGCGAGGGCCCCAACGGCTTTCTCGCCACCTACAACGGCCCGTTCATTCCGGCGGCGCAGGCGGCGACCGGTGAGAACATGTACGGCCGCGACAACACCTTCGGCGGCTATTCCTCCAACATCGTCTGCCGCGAGGACTTCGTGATCGCGATCCCCGACGCGCTCAAACCCGAGGAGGCCGCGCCGATCCTCTGCGCCGGTGTCACCACCTATTCACCGATGAAGCATTGGGGGGTGGAAAAGGGCGACAAGGTCGGTGTGATCGGCCTTGGCGGACTCGGCCACATGGCGGTCAAGTTGGCGAAGGCGCTCGGAGCCGAGGTCACCGTCTTCACCCGCACCGAAGAAAAGAAGGCCGAAGCCGAAGCGCTGGGCGCGAGCCACGTAGCGATGGAGAAGGAGATCAAGGAAAAGGCCGAGCAACTGGCCGCGGTGCCCGGCACCTTCGACTTGATCCTCTCGACCGTCCCCGAAAAGCATGACATCAACCCGTTCATCGCCCTCCTCAAGCGCGACAAGACGCTGGTGATTGTCGGCGCGCTTGAGCCGATGGCGGCGGTCGACAACAGCCAGGTCGCTTTCCACCGCCGGTCGGTCGCCGGCTCGCTGATCGGTTCGATCGCCGAGACCCAGGAAGTGATCGACTTCTGCGCCGAACACGGCATCGCCCCGGACATCACGGTTATTCCGATCCAGGACATCAACAGCGCGATGAAGAAGGTCGAAAAGGGCGACGTGCGCTTCCGCTACGTCATCGACATGGCCAGCCTCGCCAAGGAGGAGGCCGACGCGAACTGA